One genomic region from Spirosoma sp. KCTC 42546 encodes:
- a CDS encoding cytochrome c oxidase subunit II yields MVYIVALLSVIFLGLAAVVVSRMATVVKNANGPVEEGHIGMSNRINGLLMIVFFVVGLIAAVWSFLHAKQFFLPEASSPHGRHTDFLFWLGMSIITVAFIVTNALLFFFAWKYQHREGYKAAYYPENHKLELIWTVIPAVVMALLVFTGWRAWRDIMAEAPENAQVFEIVGKQFNWIARYPGVDNNKLGSFNYKLIDNNNETGIDYTDEASFDDFVSTSELHIPVNKPILLKIRARDVLHSVFIPHLRVKMDAVPGMPTRFQFTADKTTDEMKNITGNPNFTYEIACTEVCGQGHFSMRIRLVVEDEVSWQAWCKSQKPLLTSTPELANRIPANLKAKAAKYLPADATAAPADSVTASVLPLPKGVTVASAVLH; encoded by the coding sequence ATGGTTTATATAGTCGCTTTGTTATCGGTAATCTTTTTGGGACTAGCGGCAGTGGTCGTTTCCCGAATGGCCACCGTTGTAAAGAACGCCAATGGCCCGGTTGAAGAAGGGCACATTGGAATGAGTAACCGAATCAATGGGTTACTTATGATTGTCTTCTTTGTTGTAGGCTTAATTGCTGCAGTATGGTCATTCCTGCATGCTAAACAATTTTTTCTACCAGAAGCGTCTTCGCCACACGGACGTCATACCGATTTTCTGTTTTGGCTGGGAATGAGCATAATTACGGTTGCTTTTATTGTAACCAACGCTTTGTTATTCTTTTTTGCTTGGAAATATCAACATAGAGAAGGGTATAAAGCAGCTTACTACCCAGAGAATCATAAGTTGGAATTAATCTGGACAGTTATTCCTGCTGTTGTCATGGCCTTGCTAGTTTTCACCGGATGGAGAGCCTGGCGAGATATCATGGCTGAAGCCCCTGAAAATGCGCAAGTATTTGAAATTGTGGGTAAGCAATTTAACTGGATTGCGCGTTACCCTGGTGTTGACAACAACAAGCTGGGAAGCTTTAACTATAAGTTGATTGACAATAATAACGAGACGGGAATTGACTATACAGACGAAGCATCGTTTGATGATTTTGTATCAACTTCTGAACTGCACATTCCTGTTAATAAGCCAATTTTGTTGAAGATCCGCGCTCGGGATGTGTTACACAGTGTATTTATTCCTCACCTACGGGTGAAAATGGATGCAGTACCAGGTATGCCAACACGTTTTCAATTCACTGCTGATAAAACAACAGATGAAATGAAAAACATTACAGGCAATCCTAACTTTACCTACGAAATTGCCTGTACGGAAGTCTGTGGGCAAGGGCACTTCTCAATGCGTATACGATTGGTTGTTGAAGATGAAGTGTCATGGCAGGCATGGTGTAAGAGCCAAAAACCTTTGCTAACCTCAACTCCAGAATTAGCAAATCGGATACCTGCAAATTTAAAGGCTAAGGCTGCGAAATATTTGCCAGCCGACGCTACGGCTGCACCAGCAGATAGTGTAACCGCATCCGTATTACCATTACCAAAGGGCGTAACAGTAGCTAGTGCTGTACTCCATTAA
- a CDS encoding cbb3-type cytochrome c oxidase subunit I, whose translation MATVSANSATVAHAAEHEHHEPQSFWRKYIFSEDHKTIAKQYLISGIFWSIIGISLSVMFRLQLGFPNMKLDFLRPILGTWINDTGKLDPDFYLALVTMHGTIMVFFVLTAGLSGTFSNFLIPLQVGARDMASGFLNMLSYWFFFMASVLMFGSLFIETGPASGGWVIYPPLSALPQAHKGSELGMTLWLISMALFIVSQLLGGINYITTVINLRTRGMSFSKLPLTIWAFLLTAVLGLISFPVLLSAALLLIFDRSFGTSFYLSEIYIKGEALPNVGGSPILFQHLFWFLGHPEVYIVLLPALGMTSEIIATNSRKPIFGYRAMIASMMGIAFLAFIVWAHHMFVTGMNPFLGSIFMFLTLIIAVPSAVKAFNYITTLWRGNIRFTPAMLFSIGLVSFFISGGLTGIILGNSALDIQLHDTYFVVAHFHLVMGAASAFGLLAGVYHWFPKMFGRMMNEKLGYIHFWLTFIGIYLVFFPMHYIGIAGFPRRYYAFTSYDFTKNIFADMNAFISLAAIFTFTAQWIFVYNFVYSLIKGKKSPQNPWKSNTLEWTAPINPGHGNWPGEIPAVYRWPYDYSKPGAKDDFIPQNVPYSQTPESNLPHENELIGLEKEIEAQNLNDQFNQPH comes from the coding sequence ATGGCGACTGTATCAGCTAATTCGGCAACCGTGGCACATGCAGCAGAGCATGAGCACCATGAGCCGCAAAGTTTTTGGCGCAAATATATTTTCTCGGAAGACCATAAAACCATTGCCAAGCAATATCTGATCTCGGGTATCTTTTGGTCAATCATAGGTATTAGTTTATCGGTCATGTTTCGACTTCAGTTAGGGTTTCCTAATATGAAGTTAGATTTCTTACGTCCAATTCTCGGTACCTGGATTAACGACACTGGTAAGCTTGACCCTGACTTCTATTTGGCATTAGTAACAATGCACGGTACGATAATGGTGTTCTTCGTACTTACGGCAGGTTTGAGTGGCACATTCTCTAACTTCCTCATCCCGTTACAAGTAGGCGCACGTGACATGGCTTCAGGCTTCCTAAACATGTTATCGTACTGGTTCTTCTTTATGGCCAGCGTTCTGATGTTCGGCTCATTGTTTATCGAAACAGGGCCAGCATCGGGTGGATGGGTTATTTATCCACCACTAAGTGCTTTACCACAAGCTCACAAAGGGTCAGAACTTGGAATGACGCTGTGGCTGATTAGTATGGCTCTATTTATCGTATCGCAGTTGCTGGGTGGTATTAATTACATTACTACCGTTATTAACTTGCGAACGCGTGGTATGTCATTCAGTAAGTTACCATTAACAATCTGGGCTTTCTTATTGACTGCTGTTCTTGGCCTAATCTCATTCCCTGTATTATTATCGGCTGCCCTGCTTCTTATTTTTGACCGTAGTTTTGGAACTAGCTTCTATCTGTCTGAGATTTATATTAAAGGAGAGGCATTGCCAAATGTGGGTGGTAGTCCAATTCTGTTCCAACACTTATTTTGGTTCTTAGGACACCCTGAAGTATATATTGTATTGCTTCCAGCGCTCGGTATGACTTCAGAAATCATTGCAACAAACTCTCGGAAACCAATTTTCGGGTATCGTGCCATGATTGCCTCTATGATGGGTATCGCGTTTCTGGCCTTTATTGTATGGGCGCACCATATGTTTGTGACGGGTATGAATCCATTCCTGGGTTCGATATTCATGTTCCTGACACTTATCATTGCGGTTCCATCTGCTGTAAAAGCTTTTAACTACATTACCACGCTGTGGCGAGGCAACATCCGGTTCACTCCAGCCATGTTGTTCTCAATTGGCCTGGTATCATTCTTTATATCAGGCGGTCTAACCGGTATTATTCTGGGTAACTCAGCACTTGATATTCAACTGCACGATACCTACTTCGTAGTAGCTCACTTCCACTTGGTAATGGGTGCTGCATCGGCTTTTGGCTTACTGGCGGGTGTTTACCATTGGTTCCCCAAAATGTTTGGCCGCATGATGAATGAGAAGCTTGGTTATATTCACTTCTGGCTGACGTTCATTGGTATCTATCTTGTATTTTTCCCAATGCACTATATAGGTATTGCTGGTTTTCCTCGCCGATATTATGCGTTTACAAGCTATGATTTCACGAAGAATATCTTTGCTGATATGAACGCGTTTATCAGCTTGGCCGCTATTTTTACCTTTACAGCCCAGTGGATATTCGTCTATAACTTTGTTTATAGCTTAATTAAAGGAAAGAAATCTCCACAGAATCCCTGGAAGTCGAACACGTTGGAGTGGACGGCACCGATCAACCCTGGGCATGGCAACTGGCCTGGTGAAATTCCAGCTGTATACCGGTGGCCATATGATTATAGCAAGCCAGGTGCAAAGGATGATTTCATTCCCCAAAACGTGCCATATTCACAAACTCCGGAATCCAACCTGCCCCATGAAAATGAGCTTATAGGTTTGGAAAAAGAGATTGAGGCACAAAACCTGAATGACCAGTTCAATCAGCCTCACTAA
- a CDS encoding heme A synthase, giving the protein MTSSISLTNKQEQRFRSLVFLTIIVIYLVILAGGIVRSTGSGMGCPDWPKCFGRWVPPTEISQLPVNYQAIYGAKLKGEVEFNPLKTWIEYANRLVGVLSGFFVFATLIASLSYLRRDKVIFWGSLGAFLLIGANGWLGSQVVATELAPHMITIHMLLAIALVFALLFVLLRASAPKQPRILNAASQQRLLLVAIALTLGQIVLGTQVRDALDIVAKSFDYTNRESWIDQLDWRFYIHRSFSLVLLAFHLFVIYRLRKLNVVGRISDLIKALFAVVVIEIGTGVLMAYFGVPAVAQPIHLVLALVMIGLQFSIWFLVTPTLLVANQLSQKSRFVEV; this is encoded by the coding sequence ATGACCAGTTCAATCAGCCTCACTAATAAACAAGAACAGCGTTTCCGGAGCCTGGTGTTTCTGACAATTATTGTTATCTATCTGGTTATTTTAGCCGGTGGGATTGTTAGAAGTACAGGCTCTGGAATGGGCTGTCCAGATTGGCCAAAATGCTTTGGACGTTGGGTGCCCCCTACGGAAATCTCACAGTTGCCGGTAAATTATCAGGCAATTTATGGCGCAAAGCTGAAGGGAGAGGTTGAATTCAATCCCTTAAAAACCTGGATAGAATACGCCAATCGACTAGTAGGTGTCTTATCCGGTTTTTTCGTTTTTGCTACTCTTATTGCTTCTTTGTCCTATCTACGCAGAGACAAAGTCATTTTCTGGGGGAGTCTTGGTGCTTTTTTACTGATTGGCGCTAATGGTTGGCTGGGTTCTCAAGTGGTGGCTACTGAGTTAGCTCCTCATATGATAACAATACACATGTTATTAGCCATTGCCTTAGTTTTTGCCCTCCTGTTTGTACTACTTAGAGCAAGTGCACCAAAACAGCCTAGAATACTTAATGCAGCATCACAGCAACGGTTATTACTAGTTGCAATAGCTCTAACGTTAGGGCAAATTGTATTGGGCACGCAGGTGAGAGATGCGCTTGATATAGTAGCTAAAAGCTTTGATTATACCAATAGAGAAAGCTGGATTGATCAATTAGACTGGCGGTTTTATATTCATCGTTCATTCTCATTGGTACTGCTCGCTTTTCATCTATTTGTCATTTACCGCCTTCGTAAACTAAATGTAGTTGGTAGAATATCAGATTTGATAAAAGCGCTATTCGCTGTTGTTGTCATCGAAATAGGAACTGGTGTCTTGATGGCATATTTCGGTGTCCCGGCAGTAGCACAGCCAATCCACTTAGTACTAGCCTTAGTCATGATTGGATTACAGTTTTCGATATGGTTTCTGGTAACGCCAACGTTATTAGTGGCTAATCAACTATCTCAGAAATCTCGATTTGTAGAGGTATAA
- the cyoE gene encoding heme o synthase, with amino-acid sequence MEKVVAVTLTSVKAKAYIELLKLKLTLAVVFSGVFGYCLAVDQISWLKIAILVIASISITGAANIINQIIEKDSDKVMKRTATRPLPTGRLTVREAATFAFVLFSAACYLYVQFFNIRAAALAVLSLLLYGFVYTPLKRKGQIAVFVGALPGAFPPMIGWVAATNHFGWVPGILFAVQFFWQFPHFWSIGWLAFDEYKKAGIQMMPGDGKTTETAFKIMIYTLFLIPVGWLPYLLGVTGITSALVAMLGGILFLAQTFHLMRTCTDRAALQMMFGSLLYLPVVQIVYLLDKV; translated from the coding sequence ATGGAAAAGGTAGTAGCAGTAACACTTACTAGCGTAAAAGCGAAAGCGTACATTGAGTTGTTGAAATTAAAACTTACGCTGGCGGTCGTATTCTCTGGCGTATTTGGATATTGTCTGGCTGTAGATCAGATTAGTTGGTTGAAAATTGCCATTTTGGTTATTGCTTCAATAAGCATTACTGGTGCTGCAAATATTATCAATCAAATTATCGAGAAAGATTCAGATAAAGTAATGAAGCGGACGGCTACACGCCCCTTGCCAACTGGCCGATTAACCGTGCGTGAAGCAGCTACGTTTGCATTTGTTTTGTTTAGTGCTGCTTGCTATTTATATGTCCAGTTCTTTAATATTCGGGCAGCTGCACTAGCTGTACTATCCTTATTGCTCTACGGGTTTGTTTATACTCCATTAAAACGTAAAGGTCAGATTGCCGTATTTGTAGGTGCCTTACCAGGTGCATTTCCGCCAATGATTGGTTGGGTAGCAGCCACAAACCACTTTGGCTGGGTACCAGGAATATTATTCGCTGTACAGTTTTTTTGGCAGTTTCCACATTTCTGGTCAATTGGTTGGCTAGCTTTTGATGAGTATAAAAAAGCTGGGATACAGATGATGCCTGGTGATGGAAAGACAACCGAAACAGCCTTCAAAATCATGATTTATACACTATTCCTGATTCCTGTAGGTTGGTTGCCTTATCTACTTGGTGTAACAGGAATTACATCGGCATTAGTAGCTATGCTGGGCGGAATCTTGTTCCTTGCACAAACGTTTCACTTGATGAGAACCTGTACCGATAGGGCCGCCCTGCAAATGATGTTCGGGTCATTGCTGTATTTGCCTGTCGTACAGATTGTATATCTGTTAGATAAAGTATAA
- a CDS encoding cytochrome c oxidase subunit 3: MSELVNDISILEEPQETLSMNPRKFILWLFIVSIIMLFAAMTSAYLVRRAEGNWLEYDIPSIFSYSSVVLIMSSMTMHWAYLSAKKDKFGSLKIAITVTFVLGVIFLYMQFQGWVELVNENVFFVGNPAGSFMYIFTGLHGFHLISGLVVLVVALIASFRLRIHAKSLNQIEIAAVYWHFLDILWLYLFFFLVYFH; encoded by the coding sequence ATGAGTGAATTAGTAAATGACATTTCAATCCTAGAAGAGCCTCAGGAAACGCTCTCAATGAATCCCAGAAAGTTTATACTCTGGTTGTTCATCGTTAGTATTATCATGCTCTTCGCAGCTATGACCAGTGCCTATCTGGTGCGTAGAGCCGAAGGAAACTGGCTGGAATACGATATTCCTTCCATATTTTCTTACAGTTCAGTGGTTCTTATTATGAGTAGCATGACAATGCATTGGGCTTACTTATCTGCAAAAAAAGACAAATTTGGCAGTTTGAAAATTGCGATAACTGTTACTTTTGTGCTTGGAGTGATTTTCCTGTACATGCAGTTTCAGGGTTGGGTTGAATTAGTAAATGAAAACGTGTTTTTTGTTGGAAATCCGGCGGGCTCGTTCATGTATATATTCACAGGATTGCATGGGTTCCACCTGATATCAGGACTAGTTGTATTAGTGGTTGCATTAATAGCTTCTTTCCGGCTACGGATTCATGCTAAAAGCCTGAATCAAATTGAAATTGCTGCCGTTTATTGGCATTTTTTAGACATTTTGTGGTTGTATTTGTTTTTCTTTTTAGTCTATTTTCATTGA
- a CDS encoding cytochrome c oxidase subunit 3 — MAATVTHDTLTTDSEQVFDKKTWMGGVEPMKVSYGKLMMWFFLISDTFTFSALLVTYGLIRYSYPAWDPAIYGEVFKFSNLYWPTPEMVYASVPFLHGVHAPLIFVGIMTFILIFSSVTMVLAVEAGHRMDRADVEKYMLWTILGGLTFLGSQAWEWSHFIHGTETGTTISEIVNGQTIQRTIFGANLVENQYGPPAFADLFFFITGFHGTHVFSGVVLNILIFYRAATGLYDRRGHYEMVEKVGLYWHFVDLVWVFVFTFFYLV; from the coding sequence ATGGCGGCTACTGTAACACACGATACCTTGACGACCGACTCGGAACAAGTGTTCGACAAAAAAACCTGGATGGGTGGTGTTGAACCTATGAAAGTGAGCTACGGCAAGCTGATGATGTGGTTCTTCCTAATCTCTGATACCTTCACGTTCTCTGCCTTACTGGTTACGTATGGCCTGATTCGCTATAGCTATCCAGCTTGGGATCCGGCCATTTATGGGGAAGTGTTCAAATTTTCGAACCTTTATTGGCCAACACCCGAAATGGTGTACGCATCTGTACCATTTTTACATGGTGTACATGCGCCACTGATTTTCGTCGGGATCATGACATTTATCCTCATTTTTAGTAGCGTTACTATGGTACTTGCCGTAGAAGCAGGCCACCGTATGGATCGGGCTGATGTGGAAAAATATATGCTCTGGACGATTCTGGGTGGTTTGACTTTCTTGGGAAGTCAGGCTTGGGAATGGTCACACTTTATCCATGGGACAGAAACCGGTACAACCATCAGCGAAATTGTGAATGGCCAAACCATACAACGCACTATTTTTGGTGCTAACCTGGTAGAAAATCAATATGGCCCTCCAGCTTTTGCCGACTTGTTTTTCTTTATCACAGGTTTTCACGGTACGCACGTATTTAGTGGTGTTGTGCTCAATATTCTGATTTTCTATCGGGCTGCAACAGGTTTATATGATCGTCGTGGTCATTATGAAATGGTTGAGAAAGTAGGTCTATATTGGCACTTTGTCGATCTTGTTTGGGTATTTGTTTTTACGTTCTTCTATCTGGTCTAA
- a CDS encoding cytochrome C oxidase subunit IV family protein has product MSDHSHGTHEVGEIPPANTGLIWRTFIILSVITAFEFTLAYLMKAGTLRTSIFVLMTLVKAFYIVGEFMHLKHEVKSLIWAIVIPVVFIIWLLVALLTEGGAIGNAVFGFH; this is encoded by the coding sequence ATGTCTGATCACTCACACGGAACCCACGAGGTTGGAGAAATTCCACCCGCTAATACAGGTCTTATCTGGCGTACGTTTATAATTCTATCTGTCATTACAGCATTTGAATTTACGCTGGCTTATTTAATGAAAGCCGGAACCTTACGGACTTCCATCTTCGTCCTGATGACGTTGGTAAAAGCTTTCTATATTGTTGGCGAATTCATGCACTTAAAGCATGAAGTTAAAAGCCTCATTTGGGCCATTGTCATTCCGGTAGTTTTTATCATCTGGTTACTGGTTGCTCTATTAACTGAAGGTGGTGCTATAGGCAACGCAGTTTTTGGATTTCATTAA
- a CDS encoding SCO family protein, which produces MTTTRKAGILLATLLVPALLYLFLRFGTQNHYVLGRYLPKIDSTKGEPLMGKVKLPDGSVVTDTLYNHIPDFKLIDQDGKTIDQSIVKNKIYVASFFFTRCGTICPRISSQLTRVQDIFINNPTILFLSHTVDPEHDRPEQLKAYAQKYHAIPGRWYFLTGNKTDIYNLAMHGYYLPTVDAGLKEGKPDETFIHSEKLVLVDKEGIVRGFYDGTDKEDVDRLVLEIRVLLDIYSKE; this is translated from the coding sequence ATGACAACTACTCGGAAAGCCGGGATCCTGCTCGCTACGCTGCTGGTCCCGGCTTTGCTGTATCTATTCCTCAGGTTTGGTACGCAGAATCACTATGTATTGGGCAGGTATTTACCCAAAATAGACTCAACAAAAGGTGAACCCCTAATGGGCAAGGTCAAACTTCCAGATGGAAGTGTAGTAACCGATACCCTATATAATCACATTCCTGACTTTAAGCTGATTGATCAGGACGGTAAAACGATTGATCAATCTATAGTAAAGAATAAGATTTACGTAGCCAGCTTTTTCTTCACACGCTGTGGTACAATTTGTCCTCGAATTTCATCTCAGCTTACCCGAGTACAGGATATTTTTATTAACAACCCTACAATCCTGTTTCTATCACATACGGTAGATCCAGAACATGATCGCCCGGAACAACTTAAAGCCTATGCGCAGAAGTACCATGCTATCCCTGGCAGATGGTATTTTCTAACGGGTAACAAAACAGATATTTATAATCTGGCAATGCATGGCTATTATCTGCCAACCGTAGATGCAGGCTTAAAAGAGGGCAAACCCGACGAAACTTTTATCCATAGCGAAAAGTTGGTATTGGTAGATAAAGAGGGGATTGTCAGAGGATTTTACGATGGCACAGATAAAGAAGATGTAGACCGTTTAGTGCTAGAAATTAGAGTGTTATTGGATATTTACAGTAAAGAATAA
- a CDS encoding DUF420 domain-containing protein, producing the protein MQTVQPVQEQKANRVINALALAIPIAVAVLLGIRQKVDLGDWTTYLPHINGIINSLTTVLLLMGFYFIKQKNVEAHKRTMLTAFAFGSLFLVSYVLYHLTNESTPFGGEGWIRPVYYFLLVSHIALSVVVVWFVLRAVYYAISGQITRHKQTVKYAFPIWLYVSITGVIVYLMIKPYYLH; encoded by the coding sequence ATGCAAACTGTACAACCAGTTCAGGAACAAAAAGCGAATCGAGTAATTAATGCGCTGGCACTGGCTATCCCAATTGCTGTAGCAGTCTTATTGGGTATACGCCAGAAAGTTGATTTGGGAGATTGGACAACTTATTTACCACATATAAATGGCATTATTAATTCACTAACGACAGTCTTACTGTTAATGGGATTTTATTTCATTAAACAGAAAAATGTGGAAGCGCATAAGCGAACTATGTTAACCGCTTTCGCCTTTGGGTCGTTGTTTTTAGTGAGTTATGTGCTCTATCATCTAACAAACGAATCAACACCGTTTGGTGGAGAAGGATGGATTCGTCCGGTCTATTATTTCCTGTTAGTATCACACATTGCTCTGTCGGTGGTTGTTGTATGGTTTGTATTAAGGGCCGTTTATTATGCCATAAGTGGTCAAATTACACGCCATAAGCAGACGGTAAAATATGCCTTCCCAATCTGGTTATACGTTAGCATTACAGGAGTGATTGTATATTTGATGATTAAACCATATTACCTTCACTAA
- a CDS encoding DUF983 domain-containing protein — translation MEDVSKLQAALNGLCPRCRKGKIFKKPFYSPKGFDEMYEHCPHCGLRYEVEPGYFIGAMYVSYAISGGVALVIGFLLFYLGHDPEGWVYAAVVAPAMLVIAPINFRISRVIWLHYVAGIRYIKGL, via the coding sequence ATGGAAGACGTATCGAAATTACAGGCCGCGTTAAACGGGCTTTGTCCCAGGTGTAGAAAAGGCAAAATTTTTAAAAAGCCATTCTACTCACCAAAAGGATTTGATGAAATGTATGAGCATTGCCCGCATTGTGGGCTACGCTATGAAGTTGAGCCAGGCTATTTTATTGGAGCCATGTATGTCAGTTATGCCATTTCCGGTGGAGTGGCTTTAGTAATTGGCTTTTTATTGTTTTACCTGGGTCATGATCCAGAAGGCTGGGTGTATGCAGCCGTGGTTGCACCTGCGATGCTCGTAATTGCTCCTATAAACTTTCGAATATCGCGCGTTATTTGGCTACACTATGTAGCAGGTATTAGATATATAAAAGGGCTTTAA
- a CDS encoding RNA polymerase sigma factor, translating to MLRLIPFFTTEAQLIAALKRGEGRAHKVVYERFAGKMLAVCTRYCANRDDAEEVMLDGFMRVFEKIEQFREDGSFEGWIRRVMVTESLMFLRKNKQWRQEIPIEDVVVEPDYVWADTAVNENDLLRIVNQLPDGYRTVFNLYAIEGYAHAEIAEMLGISEGTSKSQLSRARTLLQANLKKLEHEPSLHQRVG from the coding sequence ATGCTTCGACTTATACCGTTTTTTACGACTGAAGCGCAGTTGATTGCTGCCTTAAAGCGTGGTGAAGGCCGCGCTCATAAAGTCGTATATGAGCGGTTTGCCGGTAAGATGCTAGCCGTGTGCACACGTTATTGTGCTAACCGGGACGATGCCGAAGAGGTAATGCTGGATGGGTTTATGCGGGTGTTTGAAAAAATTGAACAGTTTCGGGAGGATGGGAGCTTTGAGGGCTGGATACGGCGTGTGATGGTGACAGAATCACTTATGTTTTTACGGAAGAATAAACAGTGGCGACAGGAGATACCAATTGAGGATGTTGTGGTAGAACCTGATTATGTCTGGGCAGACACGGCAGTCAATGAAAATGATTTACTCCGAATTGTGAATCAATTACCCGATGGCTATCGTACTGTGTTTAACCTGTATGCAATTGAGGGGTATGCACATGCCGAAATCGCGGAAATGTTAGGTATTTCTGAAGGAACATCAAAATCACAATTGAGCCGGGCAAGAACGTTGTTACAGGCAAATTTGAAGAAATTAGAACACGAACCATCACTGCATCAGCGGGTTGGCTAA